The proteins below are encoded in one region of Clostridium pasteurianum DSM 525 = ATCC 6013:
- a CDS encoding pyrimidine/purine nucleoside phosphorylase: MENFENITIIKKANIYFNGNVTSRTILFANGEKKTLGIMMSGEYEFGTGDKELMEIMAGNLDVLLPGNNEWINFTAGQSFEVPANSSFKLVVKEVTDYCCSYGE; the protein is encoded by the coding sequence ATGGAGAACTTTGAAAACATAACAATCATAAAAAAAGCTAATATATATTTTAATGGTAATGTAACAAGCAGGACTATATTATTTGCTAATGGAGAAAAAAAGACTTTAGGAATTATGATGTCTGGAGAATATGAATTTGGAACTGGAGATAAAGAATTAATGGAAATTATGGCAGGAAATCTTGATGTACTTCTTCCGGGAAATAATGAATGGATAAATTTTACTGCTGGACAATCTTTTGAAGTACCTGCTAATTCAAGCTTTAAGTTAGTAGTAAAAGAAGTTACCGATTACTGCTGTTCTTATGGAGAATAA
- a CDS encoding TIGR00730 family Rossman fold protein, whose protein sequence is MKRICVYCGSSLGARPEYSKISRLLGKTLASNKIELVYGGSKIGLMGEVSNEVLKNQGKVIGVMPRGLFTVETASENLTKLIEVDTMHERKQTMSDLSDGFIALPGGLGTFEELFEMLSWARIGIHKKPIGLLNISHFFDPLVNMLKNTCTEGFMKESNMNLFCISDNPLELIQKMKVYSPPVMETRWHKLG, encoded by the coding sequence ATGAAAAGAATATGTGTTTATTGCGGGTCCAGTCTTGGTGCTCGTCCAGAATACAGTAAAATTTCTAGATTATTAGGTAAAACACTAGCTAGTAACAAAATCGAATTAGTCTATGGCGGCTCAAAAATAGGTCTCATGGGAGAGGTATCCAATGAAGTTTTAAAAAATCAAGGAAAAGTTATAGGCGTTATGCCAAGGGGACTTTTTACAGTAGAAACAGCCAGTGAAAATTTAACTAAACTTATTGAAGTTGACACAATGCACGAGAGAAAACAGACTATGTCTGATCTTTCTGATGGTTTTATTGCCCTTCCAGGGGGACTTGGCACTTTTGAAGAATTATTTGAAATGCTTAGCTGGGCTAGAATTGGAATTCATAAAAAACCTATTGGCCTATTGAATATATCCCATTTCTTTGATCCTCTAGTTAATATGCTAAAAAACACCTGTACTGAGGGATTCATGAAAGAGTCAAATATGAACCTATTTTGTATTTCAGATAATCCATTAGAGTTAATCCAGAAGATGAAAGTATATTCACCCCCTGTAATGGAAACAAGATGGCATAAATTAGGATAA
- a CDS encoding alpha/beta hydrolase, which yields MQKSIEIKNEDLTLRGMLHKPENFNGKLPIVCMFHGFTGDKLGSHFMFVRLSRILADKGIASIRFDFIGSGESDGDFVNMTLSKELEDSRLILQYAKSLDFVDEDKIGILGFSMGGAVASMLASEYKETVKTLCLWAPAGNMAEIAVQGKSEKDIEKVRKIGCYDLDGYLIGIDFIDDLLNTDIFKKSSSYDKNVLLIHGTNDTSVPISTSEKYLELYGTKGVLHSISGSNHTFTSKAFENEVLDYTVGFFEGELNTTISKFNSLTL from the coding sequence GTGCAAAAATCAATAGAAATTAAAAATGAAGATTTAACCTTAAGAGGAATGCTTCATAAACCAGAAAATTTTAATGGAAAACTCCCAATAGTATGTATGTTTCATGGTTTTACCGGTGATAAGCTAGGTTCACATTTTATGTTTGTAAGACTCTCTAGAATATTAGCAGATAAAGGAATCGCTTCTATTAGATTTGATTTTATAGGAAGTGGTGAAAGTGATGGAGATTTTGTCAATATGACCCTTTCAAAAGAACTTGAAGATTCCAGATTGATTCTTCAATATGCTAAATCTCTTGATTTTGTTGATGAAGATAAAATAGGAATCTTAGGTTTCAGCATGGGTGGTGCTGTAGCCAGTATGCTTGCCTCAGAATATAAAGAAACGGTTAAAACTCTTTGCCTATGGGCTCCTGCCGGAAACATGGCTGAAATAGCTGTTCAGGGAAAAAGTGAAAAAGATATTGAAAAAGTACGAAAAATTGGATGTTATGATCTAGATGGATATCTTATAGGTATCGATTTTATAGACGATTTATTGAATACTGATATATTTAAAAAATCCAGCTCTTATGATAAAAATGTATTGCTGATACACGGAACTAATGATACATCTGTTCCCATTAGTACCTCTGAAAAATATCTAGAACTTTATGGTACTAAAGGAGTACTTCACAGTATTTCTGGATCAAATCATACTTTTACCAGTAAAGCCTTTGAAAATGAAGTGTTAGACTATACAGTTGGATTTTTTGAAGGTGAATTAAATACTACAATTTCCAAATTTAATAGCTTAACTCTATAA
- a CDS encoding 50S ribosomal protein L25: MEQIVLNVEHRTNKTKKFREEGFVPGVIYGGKSGKSESIKIQEAPLKKILSSHGMSAKLWIKNGDEKKFGFIKEIQRTPVTNKIVHVDVQFVSKNQDVKLKIPVVFKGEEALRGKQLQLVVNKLEAEVIGKLDLVPEVIHVDVSEKAAGDNITFKDFNLDESIKTHDNIDEVYASISNLVVEEESEETEENAEANTEE; this comes from the coding sequence ATGGAACAAATAGTTTTAAATGTAGAGCACAGAACAAATAAGACAAAGAAATTTAGAGAAGAAGGATTTGTGCCTGGTGTAATCTATGGAGGAAAGTCTGGAAAATCAGAATCTATAAAAATTCAGGAGGCACCTTTGAAGAAAATTCTTTCCAGCCATGGAATGAGTGCCAAGCTGTGGATTAAAAATGGAGATGAAAAGAAATTTGGATTTATAAAAGAAATTCAAAGAACACCTGTTACTAATAAAATTGTACATGTAGATGTACAGTTCGTATCAAAGAATCAGGATGTTAAGCTTAAAATTCCTGTTGTATTTAAAGGTGAAGAGGCATTAAGAGGAAAGCAGCTTCAACTTGTTGTTAATAAATTAGAAGCAGAAGTTATAGGAAAGCTGGATTTGGTTCCAGAGGTAATACATGTAGATGTATCTGAAAAAGCTGCAGGAGATAACATTACTTTTAAGGATTTCAACTTAGATGAAAGTATAAAAACTCATGATAATATAGATGAAGTATATGCTTCTATAAGTAATTTAGTAGTTGAAGAGGAAAGTGAAGAAACTGAGGAAAATGCAGAAGCAAATACTGAAGAATAA
- a CDS encoding sugar phosphate isomerase/epimerase family protein, whose product MRLSTSTNIHYMRENKEYILFIDSMRICSEVGYKVMDINFCDAVREHCEVFGDNWKDEVEKIAEQAEKLGIEFSQCHLPFYNVIDSKFEDRELYEKMISRCIEASGLLGVKWGILHAGTAIWDNRSIKVAKEKNIEYFKPKLEIASKHNLGIAIENMADFLIDGRPRRRYTAEVEELCDLVDSLNSDNVGVCWDFGHANLTGCDQIQSLKFVGNRLKATHVADNRGMYDNHIAPFHGNIEWKPIMKTLKEIDYAGDFTYEIHNETMKLPDALREASLEYTFKIGKYLLSLAE is encoded by the coding sequence ATGAGACTTTCAACATCAACTAATATTCACTATATGAGAGAAAATAAGGAATATATTTTATTCATAGACAGTATGCGTATTTGTAGTGAAGTAGGATATAAAGTTATGGATATAAATTTCTGTGACGCAGTGAGGGAGCATTGTGAAGTTTTTGGTGACAACTGGAAAGATGAAGTTGAAAAAATAGCAGAACAAGCAGAAAAACTTGGAATAGAATTTTCACAATGTCATCTTCCCTTTTATAATGTTATTGATAGTAAGTTTGAAGATAGGGAGCTTTATGAAAAAATGATTTCTAGATGTATTGAGGCTTCAGGATTACTTGGAGTAAAATGGGGAATTCTTCATGCAGGCACAGCTATATGGGATAACAGATCTATAAAGGTTGCAAAAGAAAAAAATATTGAGTATTTTAAACCTAAACTTGAAATAGCTTCAAAACATAACTTGGGTATAGCTATAGAGAATATGGCAGACTTTTTAATAGATGGCCGTCCACGCCGACGCTATACAGCAGAGGTTGAGGAGTTATGTGATTTAGTTGATTCGCTAAATTCCGATAATGTTGGAGTATGTTGGGACTTTGGACATGCAAATCTTACAGGATGTGATCAGATACAATCTCTTAAATTTGTTGGCAATCGTCTTAAAGCTACTCACGTGGCAGATAACAGGGGAATGTATGATAACCATATAGCTCCATTTCATGGTAATATTGAATGGAAACCTATAATGAAAACATTGAAGGAAATAGATTATGCAGGAGATTTTACCTATGAAATTCATAATGAAACTATGAAACTTCCAGATGCACTAAGAGAAGCATCACTTGAATATACTTTTAAAATAGGGAAATATTTATTATCCCTAGCAGAATAA
- a CDS encoding ABC transporter substrate-binding protein — MKKKLKVIIASALLGMTLAGCTTPQANASSGSNNGKTEIVLWHAMGGKGGSVLKEVVDNFNNTTGKEKNIFVKAVHQGTYQDTDTKLKAVLQANNVKNMPDLVQSAALGVFTLKEYKDTLWIDDLEKKYPDFDLSNIEPNALAAASYKGRHLGMPFSNSTMLMYYNKDQYKEAGLDPEKPAATLDELADHVAKLTKKQGKEVVRYGMVHQLNFYAPMSWIGMQKGGSYLVDNENGRSATPTKVVFGENGTMKEVLTKWQKIYKTGGLDYTGTDASKRFAAGETSIFLGSTASLPSIVEGIGGKFQLGTAFLPKVHPEDNAGVATGGSSLYALNKHDENKEKAIVEFLKYMSSPETQFKWHTGTGYFPVNKKTYDLPEMQEHLKKNPLFKTAIDQLHQSSPKVQEMWMPSFQEFETFQTDTVTSMLDGEIDVDTAIKNVVEKGDELINNYRRANSK, encoded by the coding sequence ATGAAAAAGAAATTAAAAGTAATAATTGCTAGTGCATTATTGGGAATGACATTGGCAGGATGTACTACCCCTCAGGCAAATGCCTCATCAGGAAGTAATAATGGTAAAACTGAGATAGTATTATGGCATGCTATGGGAGGAAAAGGTGGTAGTGTTCTTAAAGAAGTTGTTGATAACTTTAACAATACAACTGGTAAAGAAAAAAATATCTTCGTTAAGGCGGTTCACCAAGGAACCTATCAGGATACAGATACTAAGTTAAAAGCTGTATTGCAAGCTAATAATGTAAAAAATATGCCAGATCTTGTGCAGTCAGCTGCTTTAGGTGTTTTTACATTAAAAGAATATAAGGATACATTATGGATAGATGATTTAGAAAAAAAATATCCGGATTTTGATTTATCAAATATTGAGCCCAATGCATTGGCTGCGGCTTCCTATAAAGGTAGACATTTAGGTATGCCTTTTTCAAATTCTACAATGCTTATGTACTATAACAAAGATCAGTATAAAGAAGCCGGTCTTGATCCTGAAAAACCAGCGGCTACTTTAGATGAATTAGCTGATCATGTTGCTAAATTAACTAAAAAACAGGGTAAAGAAGTAGTAAGATATGGTATGGTACATCAGTTGAATTTTTATGCGCCTATGAGCTGGATAGGTATGCAAAAGGGTGGTTCTTATTTAGTAGATAATGAAAATGGACGTAGTGCTACTCCTACAAAGGTTGTATTTGGAGAAAATGGAACAATGAAAGAGGTACTTACAAAATGGCAGAAAATTTATAAAACAGGTGGATTAGATTATACAGGAACAGATGCCAGCAAAAGATTTGCAGCAGGAGAAACTAGTATTTTCTTGGGTTCTACCGCAAGTCTGCCTTCTATAGTAGAAGGTATAGGTGGAAAGTTTCAATTAGGCACAGCATTTTTGCCAAAGGTACATCCAGAAGATAATGCAGGAGTTGCTACTGGTGGTTCATCACTTTATGCATTGAACAAACATGATGAAAATAAAGAAAAAGCAATAGTAGAATTTTTAAAATATATGAGTTCTCCTGAGACACAGTTTAAATGGCATACAGGCACAGGCTATTTCCCAGTTAACAAAAAAACTTATGACCTTCCTGAGATGCAGGAACATCTTAAGAAGAATCCATTATTTAAAACTGCTATTGATCAACTTCATCAGTCAAGTCCTAAAGTACAGGAAATGTGGATGCCTTCTTTCCAAGAATTCGAAACATTCCAGACAGATACTGTTACTTCCATGCTGGATGGTGAGATAGATGTAGATACTGCAATTAAGAATGTGGTAGAAAAAGGCGATGAACTTATTAATAATTACAGAAGGGCGAATAGCAAATAG
- a CDS encoding carbohydrate ABC transporter permease, whose amino-acid sequence MIKSFGLKTQKKMNNLLSVICILIGLVIIFPIIYCIMLSFMPESEIISYPPKFIPNKFIISNYITALQQSPLTRFIINSFVIAFVGSIIRLAIASLAAYPLALFNFKGKRFMFIFILCTMMLPGDAMLITNYLTISNLGLVNTYPGVMLVYLLSATYVFMLRQYFKTISNSLKEASEIDGCGNFLFFIKILLPLSKPILASLFISSFVGLWNIYLWPLLLTNTPEMRTVQVGITMLNFAEASSYGPLMAGTVLILIPTIFVFVFFQKKLVSGITSGSIVN is encoded by the coding sequence ATGATTAAAAGTTTTGGTTTGAAGACACAAAAAAAGATGAATAATTTATTATCGGTTATTTGTATATTAATAGGACTTGTTATTATTTTTCCAATTATCTATTGTATTATGCTTTCATTTATGCCTGAAAGTGAAATTATCAGTTATCCGCCTAAATTTATACCTAATAAATTTATTATCAGTAACTACATAACAGCTCTCCAGCAGAGTCCTCTAACAAGATTTATAATTAATTCCTTTGTAATAGCTTTTGTAGGTTCTATTATACGTCTTGCAATAGCAAGCCTTGCAGCGTATCCATTGGCACTTTTTAATTTCAAAGGGAAAAGATTTATGTTTATATTTATATTATGTACTATGATGTTACCTGGTGACGCTATGCTTATTACAAATTATCTTACTATTTCAAATTTAGGACTTGTGAATACTTATCCAGGCGTTATGTTAGTTTATCTTCTTTCAGCAACTTATGTATTTATGCTGAGACAGTATTTTAAAACAATAAGTAATTCTCTGAAAGAGGCCTCTGAAATAGATGGATGTGGTAATTTTCTTTTTTTTATAAAAATTCTGCTTCCTCTGTCAAAGCCTATACTGGCATCCTTATTTATATCTTCTTTTGTTGGCCTTTGGAATATTTATCTGTGGCCGCTGCTCTTAACCAATACACCAGAAATGAGAACCGTACAGGTAGGTATCACTATGTTGAATTTTGCTGAGGCATCTTCTTATGGTCCGCTTATGGCAGGTACCGTATTGATATTAATACCAACTATATTTGTATTTGTATTTTTCCAAAAGAAACTTGTAAGTGGAATTACATCAGGGTCAATAGTTAATTAA
- a CDS encoding carbohydrate ABC transporter permease has translation MKQKTPVASKNIYMTNSKKVHKKVSKSVEPYIYLVPCVILSIMFGYYPFIRTVLYSFSLVDFNGNILEFIGFSNYKDILTDKNFYIVLKNTLYHVAMAVPAGIIISYSLALLANKKRKFSSVYETMFSFPMAVSMSAVSIIFKTMLNPRMGLINYIFGLDLKWFNDPDTAMISITIVSVWMGIGFDFLLFLAALRNVPKELVEAAEIDGASFLYKLKNIYIPMTSPTLFFVLCTNAVGAMMMSGPSMVITNGGPKGSTKTIIYHLYETGITSANYSYASTIGVIVFLMTFLLLLFCFRYEKKGVYYQ, from the coding sequence TTGAAGCAAAAGACACCTGTAGCATCAAAGAATATTTATATGACTAACAGTAAAAAGGTACACAAAAAAGTATCTAAATCTGTAGAACCTTATATTTATCTAGTCCCCTGCGTGATATTATCTATTATGTTTGGATATTATCCGTTTATAAGAACTGTCCTTTACAGTTTTTCATTGGTGGACTTCAATGGAAATATCCTGGAATTTATAGGGTTTAGTAACTACAAGGATATTCTAACAGATAAAAATTTTTACATTGTACTAAAAAATACTCTCTATCATGTAGCAATGGCAGTACCAGCAGGTATTATCATAAGTTATTCACTTGCTCTTCTGGCAAATAAAAAACGTAAATTTTCTTCTGTTTACGAAACTATGTTTTCCTTTCCAATGGCAGTTTCAATGTCTGCAGTTTCCATTATTTTTAAGACTATGTTAAATCCTAGAATGGGTCTTATAAACTATATTTTTGGATTAGACTTAAAGTGGTTTAATGATCCTGATACTGCAATGATCTCTATAACTATCGTATCTGTATGGATGGGAATAGGCTTTGACTTTTTATTATTTTTAGCTGCTTTAAGAAATGTGCCAAAAGAATTGGTAGAAGCTGCTGAAATAGATGGTGCAAGCTTTTTATATAAATTAAAAAATATATATATTCCTATGACTTCTCCTACTTTATTTTTCGTACTCTGTACTAATGCTGTAGGTGCTATGATGATGTCAGGACCTTCAATGGTTATTACCAATGGTGGGCCTAAGGGTTCCACTAAAACTATAATCTATCACTTATATGAGACTGGTATAACCTCAGCAAATTATTCCTATGCTTCAACTATTGGTGTTATTGTGTTTCTTATGACTTTCTTACTTTTATTATTCTGTTTTAGATATGAAAAGAAAGGGGTATATTATCAATGA
- a CDS encoding glycerol-3-phosphate responsive antiterminator, with translation MKEYPIIASVTDLSKVDSVIRSKIQRVNLVTGDICILKELITKLHEAEKKVFVHLEMISGVGRDSSAIKYLSKNFNIDGIISTKANNIAAAKALGLSATLRVFAIDTTALESAIKVINKTKPDQVELMPGLMPSVIKRVKSKIKQPIIAGGLIRTSEEVRQAIAGGADYVSTAGTTLW, from the coding sequence ATGAAGGAATATCCAATTATAGCATCTGTGACTGATTTATCCAAAGTTGATAGTGTTATAAGAAGTAAAATCCAAAGAGTCAACCTTGTAACAGGAGATATATGTATTTTAAAAGAGTTAATAACAAAATTACATGAAGCTGAAAAAAAAGTTTTTGTTCATTTGGAGATGATAAGTGGTGTTGGAAGGGATTCCAGTGCTATTAAATATTTATCTAAAAATTTTAACATTGATGGTATAATATCTACAAAAGCTAATAATATAGCAGCAGCAAAAGCCTTAGGATTATCAGCAACACTTAGAGTTTTTGCTATAGACACTACTGCTTTAGAGTCAGCTATTAAGGTAATTAATAAGACAAAGCCAGATCAAGTAGAATTAATGCCAGGTTTAATGCCAAGTGTTATAAAACGTGTAAAAAGTAAGATAAAACAACCTATCATTGCTGGAGGACTCATACGTACTTCAGAAGAAGTGAGACAAGCCATTGCTGGTGGAGCTGACTATGTTTCTACTGCAGGCACAACGTTATGGTAA
- a CDS encoding ABC transporter permease subunit, translated as MNIFLRELKANRKALIIWSVCMFLLVASGMGKYTVYSSSGQNNELFNNLPYSLKALLGFGSFDVTTMSGYFAVLFLYIELVAAIHAVLLGSNIIAKEERDKTTEFLITKPVSRTTIITSKFLAALVNIFILNIVSLLSSIVMVDAYNNGKDISGEIFMFILSMFIVQLIFLSIGMLLAAFIRKSKVSGSISVSVLLISFIISKITDLTDRLNVLNILSPFKYFSYKDLVAGKGLNFGVFLLSIVLIGIFSFSTYFFYRKRDLNV; from the coding sequence ATGAATATTTTCTTAAGGGAACTAAAAGCTAATAGAAAAGCTCTGATTATATGGAGTGTATGCATGTTTTTGCTGGTTGCAAGCGGCATGGGTAAATATACGGTTTATTCTTCTAGTGGTCAGAATAATGAACTTTTTAATAATCTACCTTACTCACTTAAAGCACTGCTGGGATTTGGTTCTTTTGATGTTACTACTATGAGCGGCTATTTTGCAGTATTGTTTCTTTACATTGAGCTTGTAGCGGCTATTCATGCCGTACTACTGGGCTCCAATATAATTGCAAAAGAGGAGCGAGATAAGACTACAGAATTTTTAATAACTAAACCAGTATCACGAACAACCATAATAACTTCAAAGTTCCTAGCGGCTCTAGTTAATATTTTTATTCTGAATATTGTTTCACTTTTATCATCTATCGTTATGGTTGATGCTTATAACAATGGAAAAGATATTTCAGGTGAAATATTTATGTTTATTTTGAGTATGTTCATTGTTCAACTTATTTTCTTGTCTATTGGTATGCTATTGGCGGCATTCATCAGAAAATCCAAGGTTTCTGGTTCAATTTCTGTAAGTGTGCTGTTAATATCCTTTATAATATCAAAAATAACGGATTTAACTGATAGGTTGAATGTGCTTAACATACTTTCTCCTTTTAAATATTTCAGCTACAAAGATTTAGTGGCGGGTAAAGGGCTTAACTTTGGCGTATTTCTTCTATCCATTGTACTGATTGGAATTTTTTCCTTTTCAACATATTTCTTTTACAGGAAGAGGGATTTGAATGTATGA
- a CDS encoding ABC transporter permease subunit: protein MNMYLHEIKSMRKSTIIWICAMLAIAIIYFALYPGIVEDAADFKKLIGSYPAAVRAAMGISIDNITSILGFYSMIFSFITLCGAIQAMNIGVSIISKEARERTADFLLVKPVSRISIVTAKLMAAITMLLATNVIYYAGAYILASIVKTSHYSIKVFFMINLALFFIQLIFLAIGMVISVFFTKLKSVFPISLGTVFGFFIIGALIDNDKNDGIRFISPFRYFDLSYIIKNSSYEAAYLIVSAIIVIAAVAATYLIYTKKDIHAVS from the coding sequence ATGAATATGTATCTGCATGAGATTAAGTCTATGAGAAAATCAACAATTATATGGATTTGTGCTATGTTAGCTATTGCTATTATTTATTTTGCTTTATATCCTGGAATTGTGGAGGATGCTGCAGATTTTAAGAAACTCATTGGCAGCTATCCTGCAGCCGTGAGAGCGGCTATGGGAATTTCTATTGACAATATAACTTCTATATTAGGTTTTTATTCAATGATATTTTCATTTATAACACTCTGTGGAGCTATTCAGGCTATGAATATTGGCGTTTCTATTATTTCAAAGGAAGCGCGAGAAAGAACTGCAGATTTTCTATTGGTTAAACCCGTTTCACGTATTTCCATAGTCACTGCTAAGCTTATGGCTGCAATAACTATGCTTTTAGCTACCAATGTGATCTATTATGCAGGAGCTTATATACTTGCATCCATTGTGAAAACATCACATTACAGCATTAAGGTATTTTTTATGATCAATCTTGCGCTATTTTTTATTCAACTTATTTTCCTGGCTATTGGTATGGTTATTTCAGTATTTTTTACAAAATTAAAATCAGTATTTCCAATTTCTTTAGGAACAGTTTTTGGATTTTTCATTATAGGGGCACTTATAGATAATGATAAAAATGATGGTATTCGATTTATCTCACCTTTTAGATATTTTGATTTATCCTATATTATTAAAAATTCAAGCTATGAGGCAGCTTATTTAATTGTTAGTGCAATTATTGTTATAGCAGCCGTTGCTGCAACTTATTTAATTTATACTAAAAAGGATATCCATGCTGTAAGCTAA